The genomic window TCCTCTATCTCTCCACCACGGATTTCATGCAGCATAAATTCGGCCCCGAAGCGCCGGAGATTCTGGACTTCCACGCCCGTATCGACAACGCCATTGGCCGGCTGCTGGACGCCGGCTGCACCGTCGCCCTGACCGCGGACCACGGCATGAACGCGAAGAATGATACATCAGGAAACCCCAAGGTCATCTTTGTCGAGACCTTGCTCCGTGAAAAGTTCGGCGACTCCCTGCGCGTCATCTGTCCGATCACCGATCCCTACGTCGTCCACCACGGCGCGCTCGGCTCGCTGGTGATGGTCCACCTCGAAGACCCTTCCATCCGCACCGAGGTGGCGGAATATCTTTTCGCTCGGGAAGGAATCACCGAGGTGCTGACCCGCGAAGAGGCTGTGATCAAGCTTGAGCTGGCCAGCGACCGCATCGGTGACCTCGTCGTCCTGTCGGGGCGTGATGTGGTGGTCGGAAAATCCCCCGAACATCACGACCTTTCCGTTCTTACCGGCGGTCTGAGGTCGCATGGCGGCCGTTATGAGGAAATGGTGCCGCTCGTCATTTCCAAGCCCCTCACTCCGGAACTGCAGCGTCATGCAGAAGGCGATCCCCGGAACTTCGATGTCTTCCACTTCGCCTGCCATGTCTGAATCCGCTCTGCCCCGCCGCCGTTTCCTCACGTCCGGTCTGGCCGCCGGATTCGCCGCCGCCCTCCCCGTCCGGCAGGCATTGGCCGCCGACGGCGGTACCGGACCGCTCACGGTGCTGCATCTCACCGACATCCATATCCGCCCCGAGCGCGAGGCACCGGTCCGCTGTGCCGGCATCCTGCGGAAAATCCGCGAACGCCATCCTGAAATCGATCTGGTGATCAACACTGGCGACAGCATTTACGCCGCGGATTATTCCCACATCACCCGCGAGCGCGTCTTGGAGCAATGGAAAATATGGGACGAGACGGTGATGGCCGGACTGAAAGGTCTGCCAATACTGCACACCATCGGCAATCATGACCTGTGGTGGGCCGGACCGAAGGAGGATGAAATGCATGGCATTCCCTATGTCTGCAAACGGCTGGCCATCGCGAAGCCGTATTATTCCACGCAGCATGGCGGCTGGGAGATTCTAGCACTGGAAAACTGCCGCGGGTCGCTCGATGCCGCGCAGCGGGAATGGCTGTCCGAGGCCATCAAAACCGTTCCCGCCGCCACTCCCTTGCTCGTCGCTTCGCATCTGCCCTTGTTCTCACTGGCCGGCGACTACGAAGGCGGCAACATGAAGGGGGCCAAGGCGGTCATCGACCAACTCGCCTCCCATGCGGCCCCCGTCGTCTTGATCAGCGGCCACATCCACATCCAGAGCAGCGAGTCACTCTGGAATCTCCGCTTTCACTGCAATGGTGCCCTGAGCGGCTCCTGGTGGGAGGCCGGTACCCAGGGCGATGGCAGTTTCAAACGCACTCCCGCCGGCTACGCGCTGCTGAAACTCTGGCCGGATGGACGGAGCGGGTGGGAATACTTCCCCGTTCCCGCCTGAAAATCATTTCTCATCTCTCCTCATGTCTTTCACACCCGTTCAACTGCCTTCCTACATCGCCGGAAATCCCGTCACCACCGGTCGCGTTCTGGAAGTGCGCTACCCATGGGACGGCTCCCTTACCGGCACCGCCGCGATGATCGCCCCCTGCCACCTCGACGAGGCGATCAACGCCGCGCTCGCGTTTCCCAACGAATCACTCACCCGCCGCGACCGTCACGACATCCTGCGCAAGGCCGCCTCATCGCTTGCCGAACAACGCGACGAATTCGCCGCGCTCATCACGCGTGAAACCGGCCTGGCGATCCGCGAGGCCACCTACGAGACCACCCGTAGCTCGGACGTGCTTGAGTTCGCCGCCATGGAAGCCCTCCGCGACGACGGACGGATCTTTTCCTGCGACATCTCGCCGAACGGCAAGCCGCGCAAGATCTTCACCTCCCGCTACCCGCTGCGGTTGGTCGCGGCGGTCACGCCATTCAATCATCCTCTCAACCAGGTGGTCCACAAGCTGGCACCCGCCATCGCCGCAGGCACCCCGGTGTTGCTGAAGCCCTCGGATCGGACTCCGCTCACGGCATTGAAATTCGCGGAAATCCTCTACGACGCGGGATTGCCCGGCCCCATGCTCAGCCTCTTCCTCGGTGGGATCGATGACATCGTCACGCCCATGATCACCGATGACCGGGTGGAGGCGGTCACCTTCACCGGTTCCGTGGAAATCGGCAAACACATCGCACGCACCTGCGGCTACAAGCGCATGTGCCTCGAACTCGGTGGGAATTCCCCGTTGATCGTCCTGCGGGACGCGGATCTCGACCTCGCCGCCAAGCTCGCGGCGGAAGGATCGTTCCGCAATTCCGGCCAACGCTGCACCGCGGTGAAACGCATCCTGGTCCAGGATGAAATTCTCGACGCCTTTACCGAACGGTTCGTCCGGATCACCCGCGAGCAATACCCTTGCGGAGATCCTGAAGATCCGGCGACGGTCGTCGGTACCGTCATCAACGAAACCTCCGCCATCGAACTCGAGCGCCGCGTGGAAGCCAGCGTCGCGATGGGAGCACAAGTGCTCCTCGGCGGCCGCCGCCGGGGCGCGCGACTTGAGCCCACCATCATCGCAGGCGTCCCACGGGAAGCGGAAATGGTGGCCAGCGAAAGCTTCGGCCCCCTCGCCCCGATCATCCCGATCCGCGATCTGGACGACGCCATCCACTACTACAATTCCGGGCCATTCGGTCTCAGCAGCGGTGTCGTCACGAACGACCTCGCACTGGCGATGAAGGCCTGCAAAGACCTCAGGACCGGCACCACCAACATCAACGAAATCCCCGGCTACCGGCTCGAACTCACCCCCTTCGGCGGCACCCGGGATTCCGGACTCGGCGTGAAAGAAGGAGTCATCGAGGGAATCAAGTTTTTCACCCACGAGAAGACATGGTCCCTGCCTTGGTGACGGCAGGCGCCGGACACCTTCTGGCGCTGTTCCCGATTTCTCCAAGGATGCGGATGATCTGTTCCGCACTGTATCGTTTTTTATTGTGTCTGTTTCGCTGGTTTTACCCTAAAAAACTATGCATCGAAAAGCATCCTCTTTATCGGGGCCGGATCAATTCGACAGCAAGGGCGACCCCAGCAGGCACAGGGCGAGAAATATTTCTTCCTTAGAACAACGGCAGTAGATGCCAACAAGCCGTGGGATGCAACCGGCGATAACCTCCCTCGTTGAATTCGGGCTCGCCACCGCCGGTGCATCCACTCTATCGTTGGGCAGATATATGATCCGTAAAGCAACATTCGAGGACGCAGCGGCCATCGCTCAAATCCATGTCGGTACATGGCGGGTCGCGTATGCCGGGATCGTTCCCGATGACTATCTCGCCAGTCTGTCGGAAGAACAACGCACCAAGAGTTGGCAGCAGCGGTTGACGGACGGTCGGACGATCATCTGGGTGGCCGAGAAAGACGATCAGGTCATCGGTTGGGTTGCCGGTGGTGCAGGTCGAGACGCAGACGCACAAGGCGATGCGGAAGTGTATGCGATTTACGTGTCATCCCAGCACTGGGACTGCGGCGTCGGGCGGGAGCTGATGGCCCAAATGGAAGCGTCCTTGCCTGATGGTCCGGGCACGACACTTTGGGTGCTGCGGGATAATCAGCGTGCGATTCGGTTTTACGAGAAGGCGGGCTATCGGACAGATGGCGCACAGAAGGAGATTCAGCTGGGGAGCAAAGGTTTTTGTGAAGTCCGATTCCGAAAGAGCAGGCCCGACAAATCGCTGCTGCGAACTGTGTCGAATGGATCTTCGATCACACAAGTCCAAGCTTCTTCAGAAACTCAATAGGTCCGTGTTGAATTTAGGCTTCATCCACTGGGTGGGAGTCTTGGGATCGTCATGAATGGTGACTCCGCAGTCCGGTGGCAGCGATGGCAAATCTGCCCACGCTGAGGGCATTGAAACGGGTGCTCCTGGCCGGGCTCGCAGGCACCATGGGGCGACACAGGTTGAGCCTTCACCATCGCGTAGCCAATCGATGAAGATTCCTGTATCAGCTTGTCGCGGTCCTTGGCCAGCGATGCGACTTTCTCAGGATCTCCCAGCCTGTCGAACTTGCTGGCCTTCACTGCCTCCAAATCCAAACGGGAGAGAAAAATCCGATGATGCTTTCAAGCGGGGTGACCGGAAAACCGGATACGAGCGCGGACGCAGGCGCGCGGTCTGGAGGGTCAGATTCTCGACTTGAAGGACAAGCAGATGGAGGAGCCGAATAGCGAGATCGAACGACTGGAGGCTCTTGGCAAAAAGGACCGACCGTCGAAACCAGCTCGCTTGCCGAGATCGGAGGCGGTGGTGGGGCATTCGCTCCCAACGTCGACGTGAACAAGCAGATCCTCACCGAGATTCAGAAGATCACGGCGATTGCCGCGCAGGGCGTCAGCAACACGTCACCCGGACCACAGGAGCCCCACTACTAACACTTCCGGCGAGGGGTGGTGCCCTTGCCGTCACGCACCGGTTGGTGCGTCAACTGATAGACCCGCCGTCCTGAAAATGGGCGGCGGGCTTTTCGTGCCGATCTCGAGACATCAAAAGGAATTCCTTTCGATCTTCAGGAGCCAGCCGAGGAACTGGGGTATCCTCAGATTTGAGGGGACCCAGTGCAGCGCCGCTTCCGACCTGCCAGCAAACCGATTCCAAGACCGCCGAGTCCCAGCGCGGAAGGCTCTGGTATAACCGAACCTTCCAAGTTGAAGATAAAGGGCACGGGCGCGTCATTAAACGGCAGGTAGCCGCTTGTCAGGAATGTGCTGCTGGACGCAGACGGGGTCCCGCTGCTCAAGGAATTCAACCACGACCAATAGGAGCTGCTTCCATTGGCCACCGCCAACCAGTAAGTGCCAGCTCCCAACGTAATTGCAGAAGAGAGATTCAAGCTGTTTATATAGCCCTCGCCAGAGGGTAAAGCGGAGCGGGTGCTGGGAATGGAAGAGAAAACATAATTTCCCACTAACTCGCCTGGCATGGAATTACCACTGTCTGCCATGATAGCGATGCTGAATTGATCATCCTGCGCGACTCCACCGTACCGTCCCGCAACGTTGATCCCCGCGAGACTGATAGCGGTTGTTACAGTAAATTGCGCGGCGATATACTGGCTTGCGTATGGGCTACTGACAAATCCGAGGCCCGGATTGTTGGAATCGCCACTGGTAAAAAGGGTGGCCCCTGGACTGAAACAGGCCGACGCCAGAGTGGTGGAAACAAACACGATTGATACTTTTATCACCTCTCATCCCTGTTACGGAAAGCTGGTGATGTCCACATTATTCGCGATAATGTCCGTCATTTCCCATCGACTCCTCCGCCCGCTTCTGCCATCCGTCGCCCGTCGGTGCTTCAACATCGATCCGCATTCGAAAACCGAAGAGTAATGACCGAGGCGCGGGAAAACATCGAAAATCGAATCTAAGTCCTGCCGTGAATAGTCGTGGAGTTATTCCCACGTCTAAGATGTTGAAGCATAGCTCACGGCAGGACTTTTTCGTTAAATGAAAAACTCCATTGACCGCTTTGCATGGGCATTGGAACGAGCCTCCGGGTCACCATCCTATCGACTAATTTCGCCAACTTTCGTATCCATTTGTTCGATGCCGTCGTCTTGATGGTTTCGCTCGCACAACGATCGAGCAGCCATTGCGGAAGCCAAAAGTGACTGCGTCCGCAGATCAGTTGTCCAGCCACCAACAGCACATAAATTCCAATCAACGTTGACACCCCGGGGATGTCAGAGACGCCGGGCACCAGCAGGACAATCCCGGCGAACAATATCAATGGACCGAATGACCTCCTACCCACCGCATCCATCAGCATGTTCAGTGACACTCTTTTTTCATCCTTTGCTACCTCCTTGAAGCGATCCAGTATTTCGTCAACACTTTTGGGACGAGATTGGCCGGACATGGAATTTAGCGGATCGTGAGAGCGAGGTTGATTGCAGCGAACTCTAGCGCAAATGCCGGTAACCGCAAGCGAGCTGCCGCCCGGCCACACACGGTTGATTCAAATGGATCGAATCTTCCGATCTGTGGACTGCATTGCCAGCACCACCGCCACACAAGAATACAAGTCTCGGGGGCGGCGCGCATTCCACGGACAAATCCGCCACCGCACCTGAGATTTTTGTCGTGCGCCACTGCAAGGCACCATCCCCCTACGGTTTCCGATTCCTGCGGAGGATCGCCAGCGGAGTGAAAGCACACAACAACATCGGCACCGTCGGCTCCGGGATGGCGGTGACGGTCAGTGTCCAGCTCTCCAGCGTGCTTTGATTGCCGAAGCCGACATCCGCGACGAACAGGGTCCAGTCTCCCGTGGGATTGTCGCCAATGAAATCGGAAAGGGTGGCGGTGCGGGGATCCGCGCCGGTGACATCGTCCGGATCGACCAGGCGGCCGTCGGAGGCGTAGGTGCCGGCATACGGGCCGCTTGAAGGTGCCAGGGTGTGGACATCCAAGGGGGCGTTGTCATCCAGGGTGATGTTGATGCCGGTACTCCCGCTGCCATCCTCCACTCCGTTCTCACGACCCACCCTGTTCAGCAGCATCGCCATGGTGTCGCCATGCACCAGATAGACATAGAGATCGCCGTTCCAGCCGTCGCTGAAGACAAGGTTCACGGTGACATGCGTGATGTGATAGATCTCCTGCAGCGGCGGGACATCCCCCGAGTCCGCCGTGACGGTGACCGCATTGGTGTAGCCGGAGAAATTGTAGTCCGGAATGATAGTGCTGGTGATCGACGATCGCACGATGGTCACGGCGGCATCTGCGGATGCGGTGAGGAGACAGGCGAACAGCGGAAGGAATGATTTCATGAAGAGAGGGAGTCCGGAGGTGTGGAGGTTGTTTCTTCAGTGTTTCTTGATGCGGTAGAAGCCGCTGCCGGATGGTGGGTTCACATCGGTGAACTCGATCTTCCCGAGATGGTTCGCGTTGCGGGTGGCGATCACTTCCCATGCCCCGAGGTTCACGGAGCGCTCGATGTCGTAGGCACGGTTCGGAATCCCCTGGAAGTCCAGTTTTATGTCGCCGTTGACGATGGTGAGCTTCGGCGGATTCGGATTCCCCGCCAGCGGGCTGTCATCCACAGGTGCCGCGACCTGAAGCGTGACCGTGACCGTGATGGTGGAGCCATGGGTGTCGCGGATGGTGATCGGGAAACTGTCCTCACCGGAAAAGCCGTCCGGCGGTATGTAGCTGATGACGGTGGCGTTGCGGACCAGGGTTCCGCCATTCGCCGTCGTTCCCCCATTGGTGAAGCTGAGCGTGTCTCCGTCCTCGTCGTGTGCCTTCGCGAGGATCTTCGCAAGAGAAAGCGGCACGGGCGTGTTGTGGGGGACGTTGGCGGCATAGCCATCGAAGGTCGGCACGGTGTTGACGAATCCGGTAAGCGTCAGCTTGAAGTCCGGTTTTTCGGGATCGTTGCTGCGGAGGTGGAGGCTGGTGGTCCGGACTCCGGGGCCCGATGGACGGAAGATCACCTGGAACGAGCTCGAATCATTCGGATACAAATAAGGATTCCAGAAATCCCAGGGGTTCATGCCATTACCGAATTCGTTGATTTCGAAATCGCCGGAATGGTCACCTTCAAGAGACAGGCCGATGTTCAGGGAGCTACCGTAGTCATTGCCCTGGTTCATCACGGTGACGGTGTACTTGTTGCCCTGGC from Luteolibacter yonseiensis includes these protein-coding regions:
- a CDS encoding Ig-like domain-containing protein encodes the protein MDFGTVQSGTSQGNKYTVTVMNQGNDYGSSLNIGLSLEGDHSGDFEINEFGNGMNPWDFWNPYLYPNDSSSFQVIFRPSGPGVRTTSLHLRSNDPEKPDFKLTLTGFVNTVPTFDGYAANVPHNTPVPLSLAKILAKAHDEDGDTLSFTNGGTTANGGTLVRNATVISYIPPDGFSGEDSFPITIRDTHGSTITVTVTLQVAAPVDDSPLAGNPNPPKLTIVNGDIKLDFQGIPNRAYDIERSVNLGAWEVIATRNANHLGKIEFTDVNPPSGSGFYRIKKH
- a CDS encoding aldehyde dehydrogenase family protein, producing the protein MSFTPVQLPSYIAGNPVTTGRVLEVRYPWDGSLTGTAAMIAPCHLDEAINAALAFPNESLTRRDRHDILRKAASSLAEQRDEFAALITRETGLAIREATYETTRSSDVLEFAAMEALRDDGRIFSCDISPNGKPRKIFTSRYPLRLVAAVTPFNHPLNQVVHKLAPAIAAGTPVLLKPSDRTPLTALKFAEILYDAGLPGPMLSLFLGGIDDIVTPMITDDRVEAVTFTGSVEIGKHIARTCGYKRMCLELGGNSPLIVLRDADLDLAAKLAAEGSFRNSGQRCTAVKRILVQDEILDAFTERFVRITREQYPCGDPEDPATVVGTVINETSAIELERRVEASVAMGAQVLLGGRRRGARLEPTIIAGVPREAEMVASESFGPLAPIIPIRDLDDAIHYYNSGPFGLSSGVVTNDLALAMKACKDLRTGTTNINEIPGYRLELTPFGGTRDSGLGVKEGVIEGIKFFTHEKTWSLPW
- a CDS encoding GNAT family N-acetyltransferase — translated: MIRKATFEDAAAIAQIHVGTWRVAYAGIVPDDYLASLSEEQRTKSWQQRLTDGRTIIWVAEKDDQVIGWVAGGAGRDADAQGDAEVYAIYVSSQHWDCGVGRELMAQMEASLPDGPGTTLWVLRDNQRAIRFYEKAGYRTDGAQKEIQLGSKGFCEVRFRKSRPDKSLLRTVSNGSSITQVQASSETQ
- a CDS encoding exopolysaccharide biosynthesis protein, giving the protein MSGQSRPKSVDEILDRFKEVAKDEKRVSLNMLMDAVGRRSFGPLILFAGIVLLVPGVSDIPGVSTLIGIYVLLVAGQLICGRSHFWLPQWLLDRCASETIKTTASNKWIRKLAKLVDRMVTRRLVPMPMQSGQWSFSFNEKVLP
- a CDS encoding metallophosphoesterase family protein; this encodes MSESALPRRRFLTSGLAAGFAAALPVRQALAADGGTGPLTVLHLTDIHIRPEREAPVRCAGILRKIRERHPEIDLVINTGDSIYAADYSHITRERVLEQWKIWDETVMAGLKGLPILHTIGNHDLWWAGPKEDEMHGIPYVCKRLAIAKPYYSTQHGGWEILALENCRGSLDAAQREWLSEAIKTVPAATPLLVASHLPLFSLAGDYEGGNMKGAKAVIDQLASHAAPVVLISGHIHIQSSESLWNLRFHCNGALSGSWWEAGTQGDGSFKRTPAGYALLKLWPDGRSGWEYFPVPA
- a CDS encoding PEP-CTERM sorting domain-containing protein, whose amino-acid sequence is MFVSTTLASACFSPGATLFTSGDSNNPGLGFVSSPYASQYIAAQFTVTTAISLAGINVAGRYGGVAQDDQFSIAIMADSGNSMPGELVGNYVFSSIPSTRSALPSGEGYINSLNLSSAITLGAGTYWLAVANGSSSYWSWLNSLSSGTPSASSSTFLTSGYLPFNDAPVPFIFNLEGSVIPEPSALGLGGLGIGLLAGRKRRCTGSPQI
- the phnA gene encoding phosphonoacetate hydrolase yields the protein MNVIVNHRSYTLPATPIAVICLDGCADEYLSVAIARGKMPRLAAMARDGWRGMVRGALPSFTNVNNSSIVTGVSPAIHGICGNFFLDPESGEEVMMNGPQFRRCGTILTAVADAGRKVAFITAKEKLRTVLGDGVVERGGIVFSSEKVDEAKLATHGIDNAMEIIGKPRPEIYSGDASIYVLEAGAALAEQGRADFLYLSTTDFMQHKFGPEAPEILDFHARIDNAIGRLLDAGCTVALTADHGMNAKNDTSGNPKVIFVETLLREKFGDSLRVICPITDPYVVHHGALGSLVMVHLEDPSIRTEVAEYLFAREGITEVLTREEAVIKLELASDRIGDLVVLSGRDVVVGKSPEHHDLSVLTGGLRSHGGRYEEMVPLVISKPLTPELQRHAEGDPRNFDVFHFACHV
- a CDS encoding proprotein convertase P-domain-containing protein, whose protein sequence is MKSFLPLFACLLTASADAAVTIVRSSITSTIIPDYNFSGYTNAVTVTADSGDVPPLQEIYHITHVTVNLVFSDGWNGDLYVYLVHGDTMAMLLNRVGRENGVEDGSGSTGINITLDDNAPLDVHTLAPSSGPYAGTYASDGRLVDPDDVTGADPRTATLSDFIGDNPTGDWTLFVADVGFGNQSTLESWTLTVTAIPEPTVPMLLCAFTPLAILRRNRKP